Proteins from one Prevotella sp. E2-28 genomic window:
- a CDS encoding sodium:solute symporter, protein MIIKVLLTVIFLAVMIGVGLYTRKQASSVDGFVLGGRSVGPWLTAFAFGTSYFSAVVFVGYAGQFGWKYGLSSAWIGIGNAVIGSLLAWIILGRRTKLMTQHIESRTMPDFFGTRFQSQGLRVAASIIAFVFLIPYTAGVYSGISRLFEMGFEIPYEYCVVIMSVLTAVYVILGGYKATAMNDFIQGIIMLFGIVAVIWAVLSAQGGLTTAVEKLAALPSDADPTVNGGFASWFGPDPWGLLGVVILTSLGTMGLPQMVGKFYSITDESAIKRGTVISTVFAFIVAGGCYFLGGFGRLYDPVIGANGKIAFDSIVPAMLITLPDVLIALVVLLVLSASMSTLASLVLTSSSTMTLDLIYRDKKALPGEVEDGAIDDIVSEKIERRKVVVMRVLIMFFIAISLLIALNPPTFIAQLMGISWGALAGAFLAPFMLGLYWRGVTTYSVWACFVWGVGLTVVNMLLGNPINPINCGAIAMIGGFPIVLIVSFVTPSMLKKDIDQIFLCYKK, encoded by the coding sequence ATGATTATAAAAGTTCTTTTAACAGTAATTTTCCTGGCTGTAATGATTGGCGTGGGTCTTTATACCCGCAAGCAGGCCAGTAGTGTTGATGGATTTGTGTTGGGTGGACGCTCGGTGGGTCCTTGGCTCACGGCTTTCGCCTTTGGTACAAGTTATTTTTCAGCAGTGGTCTTCGTGGGCTACGCTGGTCAGTTCGGATGGAAATACGGCCTTTCTTCCGCATGGATAGGTATTGGTAATGCTGTGATTGGTTCGTTGCTAGCTTGGATTATTCTTGGTCGCCGCACAAAATTGATGACGCAGCATATTGAGAGTCGCACGATGCCCGACTTCTTTGGCACTCGTTTCCAGAGTCAGGGTCTGCGTGTAGCAGCCAGTATTATTGCCTTTGTATTTCTGATTCCCTATACCGCAGGTGTGTATAGTGGTATCTCTCGACTCTTTGAGATGGGTTTCGAAATTCCCTACGAGTATTGCGTGGTCATCATGTCTGTCCTGACTGCTGTTTATGTGATCCTGGGTGGTTATAAGGCTACAGCCATGAATGACTTCATTCAGGGTATTATCATGCTCTTTGGCATCGTAGCAGTCATCTGGGCTGTGCTCTCTGCACAGGGTGGTCTTACTACAGCTGTAGAGAAACTGGCTGCATTGCCTTCTGATGCTGACCCAACTGTGAATGGTGGATTTGCCTCGTGGTTTGGACCTGATCCTTGGGGATTGCTGGGCGTGGTCATCCTAACCTCATTGGGTACGATGGGATTGCCTCAGATGGTGGGTAAGTTCTATTCCATCACAGACGAAAGTGCCATCAAGCGTGGTACAGTTATCTCTACCGTCTTTGCTTTCATTGTGGCTGGTGGATGTTACTTCCTTGGTGGTTTCGGACGTCTCTATGACCCCGTGATAGGTGCTAACGGCAAGATAGCTTTTGACTCTATCGTACCTGCTATGCTCATCACCTTGCCCGATGTACTCATAGCCCTTGTGGTGCTTCTGGTGCTTTCAGCTTCTATGTCAACGTTGGCTTCTTTGGTGCTTACCTCTTCGTCAACAATGACGCTTGACCTTATCTATCGTGATAAGAAGGCACTACCAGGCGAGGTAGAAGACGGTGCTATTGATGATATCGTCTCTGAGAAAATAGAGCGTCGTAAGGTTGTGGTGATGCGTGTGTTAATCATGTTCTTCATTGCCATTTCACTACTCATTGCCTTGAATCCGCCAACGTTTATCGCACAGCTCATGGGTATCTCTTGGGGTGCATTGGCTGGTGCTTTCTTGGCTCCCTTTATGCTTGGCCTTTACTGGCGTGGCGTTACTACATATAGCGTATGGGCCTGCTTCGTATGGGGCGTTGGTCTTACAGTAGTCAACATGCTGCTGGGTAATCCTATCAATCCTATCAACTGTGGTGCCATAGCTATGATTGGTGGTTTCCCCATTGTACTGATTGTTAGTTTCGTCACACCAAGCATGTTGAAGAAAGATATAGACCAAATCTTCCTCTGTTACAAAAAGTAA
- a CDS encoding response regulator transcription factor: MRNYILADNQELTRFALESLLQKDEDNTIYRAFDRAGLVALLKEHESAVVLLDYTLFDFADEDQLLIIAERFGLSDWILISDELTPQFLRRVVYSSHQFSVVFKDGPMSEVREALNAVKRHTRHLSQRALEVIITQQQQEEDKSDNILTETETEIVKAIAQGKTTKEIAAERFSSIHTVTTHRKNIFRKLGINTAHEAVKYALRAGLIDPSEFYI; the protein is encoded by the coding sequence ATGAGAAATTATATCTTAGCCGACAATCAGGAACTCACGCGTTTTGCGTTAGAGAGTCTCCTTCAGAAAGATGAAGACAACACCATTTATCGTGCCTTTGACAGAGCTGGACTCGTAGCTCTGCTCAAAGAGCACGAAAGTGCTGTTGTTCTGCTCGATTACACGCTGTTTGATTTTGCCGATGAGGATCAGCTCCTGATTATTGCAGAACGTTTCGGACTGTCGGATTGGATTCTCATCAGCGATGAGCTCACCCCTCAGTTCCTACGTCGTGTGGTATATTCATCGCATCAGTTTAGCGTTGTATTTAAAGACGGGCCTATGAGTGAGGTTCGTGAGGCATTGAACGCTGTGAAACGCCACACACGCCACCTCAGTCAGCGTGCGCTCGAGGTCATCATCACCCAACAACAGCAGGAAGAGGATAAATCAGACAATATCCTGACAGAAACAGAGACTGAGATTGTAAAAGCTATTGCACAAGGAAAAACAACCAAAGAGATTGCCGCTGAGCGTTTCTCTAGTATTCATACTGTGACCACCCACCGCAAGAACATATTCCGCAAACTGGGTATAAACACAGCGCACGAAGCGGTAAAATACGCGCTCCGTGCGGGGTTAATAGATCCTAGTGAATTCTATATCTAA
- a CDS encoding O-acetylhomoserine aminocarboxypropyltransferase/cysteine synthase family protein encodes MAQNKNYRFETLQLHVGQEQADPATDARAVPIYQTTSYVFRNSQHAADRFGLRDAGNIYGRLTNSTQGVFEDRVAALEGGVAGLAVASGAAAITYALQNIVQAGDHIVAADNLYGGSYNLITHTLATQGISNTIINVNDLDALEAAIKPNTKVVYAETFGNPNSDVLDLEGVAAVAHKHGIPFIVDNTFGTPYLIRPLEHGADIVVHSATKFLGGHGTSLGGVIVDGGKFDWKQNDKFPTLSKPDPSYHGIVFADAVGAAAYVTRIRAVILRDTGAAISPFNAFILLQGVETLSLRVERHVENALKVVDFLANHPKVAKVNHPALADHRDHALYKKYFPQGAGSIFTFEIKGGQEEAWKFIDALQIFSLLANVADVKSLVIHPYTTTHSQLSPEELAEQHITPSTIRLSIGTEHIDDIIEDLAQALDKI; translated from the coding sequence ATGGCACAGAACAAGAATTACCGTTTCGAGACTTTGCAACTCCATGTAGGCCAAGAACAGGCTGACCCCGCAACCGACGCTCGCGCCGTGCCCATCTATCAGACCACGTCGTATGTGTTCCGTAACTCACAACATGCTGCTGACCGTTTCGGTCTGCGTGATGCAGGTAATATCTATGGTCGTCTGACCAACTCAACCCAGGGCGTGTTTGAAGACCGTGTGGCTGCCCTTGAGGGTGGTGTGGCAGGCTTGGCTGTGGCTTCTGGTGCCGCTGCTATTACCTACGCCCTGCAGAACATTGTGCAGGCTGGCGATCATATCGTAGCTGCCGACAACCTCTATGGTGGCTCTTACAACCTGATTACCCATACGCTGGCTACACAGGGCATTTCAAACACGATTATCAACGTGAACGACCTCGACGCCCTAGAAGCTGCAATCAAACCCAACACAAAAGTAGTATATGCCGAGACCTTCGGCAACCCCAATTCTGACGTGCTCGACCTTGAAGGCGTGGCAGCAGTAGCCCACAAGCACGGCATCCCATTTATTGTCGATAACACCTTTGGTACACCTTATCTCATCCGTCCGTTGGAGCATGGTGCAGACATCGTTGTACATTCTGCTACCAAGTTCCTTGGCGGTCACGGCACAAGCCTCGGAGGTGTCATCGTAGATGGTGGCAAGTTCGACTGGAAACAGAACGACAAGTTCCCCACCCTCTCTAAGCCCGATCCCAGCTATCATGGTATCGTCTTCGCTGATGCTGTAGGTGCTGCCGCTTACGTCACCCGTATCCGTGCCGTCATTCTGCGTGATACTGGTGCTGCCATCTCGCCCTTCAACGCTTTCATCCTGTTGCAAGGTGTAGAGACCCTGAGCCTGCGCGTAGAGCGTCATGTAGAGAATGCTCTGAAGGTGGTTGATTTTCTGGCTAATCATCCAAAGGTGGCTAAGGTGAACCATCCTGCTTTGGCAGACCACCGCGACCACGCTCTGTATAAGAAGTACTTCCCACAGGGTGCCGGCTCAATCTTCACCTTCGAGATTAAGGGTGGTCAGGAAGAGGCTTGGAAGTTTATCGATGCCTTGCAAATCTTCTCGCTCTTGGCTAACGTGGCCGACGTAAAGAGTCTGGTGATTCATCCTTACACCACCACCCACTCACAGCTCTCGCCTGAGGAACTGGCCGAGCAGCACATCACGCCCTCAACCATCCGCTTGAGCATCGGTACTGAGCACATCGACGATATCATTGAAGACCTAGCTCAGGCACTGGACAAGATTTGA
- a CDS encoding Lrp/AsnC family transcriptional regulator, producing the protein MAEILDETDLQILKTLQKNAKLTTKELADAVHLTPTPVFERQKRLEKKGYIKKYVAILDPEKLDQGLLVFCKVKLQYINHEMADSFTRRIMRIPEVTECYNTSGAYDYLLKVRARDMKQYQEFVLNKLGDIENISAIESTFVMSEIKQNYGINI; encoded by the coding sequence ATGGCAGAAATCTTAGATGAAACCGACCTGCAGATACTAAAAACACTGCAAAAAAACGCGAAATTGACCACAAAAGAGTTGGCCGATGCTGTTCATCTGACCCCAACACCTGTTTTTGAGCGTCAGAAACGACTGGAGAAGAAAGGCTATATCAAGAAGTACGTAGCCATCCTTGACCCAGAGAAATTGGATCAGGGACTGCTGGTCTTTTGCAAGGTGAAACTCCAGTATATTAACCACGAAATGGCCGACTCGTTCACACGTCGCATCATGCGTATCCCAGAGGTCACCGAGTGCTACAACACATCGGGTGCCTACGACTATCTTTTAAAAGTACGCGCACGCGACATGAAGCAATATCAGGAGTTTGTGCTCAATAAACTGGGTGATATCGAGAATATCAGCGCCATTGAGAGTACCTTCGTGATGAGCGAAATCAAACAGAACTACGGCATCAATATCTGA
- a CDS encoding heavy metal translocating P-type ATPase: MSHEHHHHHEHECCTHEHHHHEHHEHEHHHHHHHEHSGHRQLWLIGITILLLIGAVIIEKNTNLPTWQLLLVYLVPYLLIGSGTLKEAAEGLAHGDPFNEHFLMSVATIGALSIGFMPGAETEFPEAVFVMLFFQVGEFFEGYAEGKSRTSISHLMDIRPDIARLEGSEETISPEQVAIGTIIEVRPGEKVPLDGIIVSGKSSLNTMALTGESVPLEVNEGDEIISGCINLSGVITLRTTKTFGESTVSKIIQLVEDAGEHKSQSEAFITRFARIYTPIVVFLALAIAIIMPFGMAFAVTRFSPYFFNAFWGFFPLWLYRALMFLVVSCPCALVISVPLTFFGGIGGASRKGILVKGANYLDILSKVDTVVFDKTGTLTHGRFAVQAVHPEICSEYQLLHLAAHVEHSTSHPIGAALRDAFPEEGTDGCKVTDIEEIAGKGIRAKVGDKLVCVGNTKMMDLIGVEWHQCEHGDEGTIIHVAIDNVYAGHIVINDQVKADSAEAIAQLKKLGVKKTVMLTGDREEVASRVAQQLGIDEYHAELLPTDKVTQLSAISHQSSKLAFVGDGINDAPVLARADVGIAMGGLGSDAAIEAADVVLMDDQPSKIATAVRIARRTIGIARQNIWFAIGVKVAVLILATFGIATMWLAVFADVGVTVLAVLNAMRALKA; the protein is encoded by the coding sequence ATGTCACACGAACATCATCATCATCATGAACATGAGTGTTGCACACATGAGCATCATCATCATGAGCATCATGAGCACGAGCATCACCACCATCATCATCACGAGCATAGCGGACATCGTCAGTTATGGCTCATCGGCATCACCATCCTTTTGCTGATAGGAGCCGTTATCATTGAGAAGAATACAAATCTGCCCACGTGGCAACTCCTACTGGTTTATCTGGTACCTTATCTCTTAATTGGCTCAGGCACTTTGAAGGAAGCTGCTGAGGGACTGGCACATGGCGACCCCTTTAATGAGCATTTCCTGATGTCGGTAGCCACTATCGGCGCCCTCAGCATTGGTTTTATGCCTGGTGCCGAGACGGAGTTTCCAGAGGCTGTCTTTGTGATGCTGTTCTTTCAGGTTGGCGAGTTCTTCGAGGGCTATGCCGAGGGAAAGAGTCGCACCAGCATCTCGCATTTGATGGATATTCGTCCTGACATAGCACGCCTTGAGGGTTCTGAAGAGACAATCAGTCCTGAGCAGGTTGCCATAGGAACGATTATCGAAGTACGTCCAGGTGAGAAAGTTCCTTTGGATGGTATCATCGTTAGCGGCAAATCCAGTCTGAACACGATGGCCCTGACAGGCGAGAGCGTACCCCTTGAGGTCAACGAGGGCGACGAGATTATCTCTGGCTGTATAAATCTGAGTGGTGTCATAACGCTGCGCACCACCAAGACCTTTGGCGAGAGCACAGTATCGAAAATCATTCAATTGGTAGAAGATGCGGGTGAACATAAGTCGCAGAGCGAGGCCTTCATCACCCGTTTCGCCCGTATCTACACACCTATCGTGGTGTTCCTGGCCTTGGCTATTGCCATCATTATGCCGTTTGGAATGGCATTTGCCGTAACGCGTTTCTCACCTTATTTCTTTAACGCCTTCTGGGGATTCTTCCCACTTTGGCTCTATCGCGCCTTGATGTTCCTCGTGGTGAGCTGTCCTTGCGCCTTGGTTATCAGCGTGCCCCTTACCTTCTTCGGTGGTATTGGTGGTGCGTCAAGAAAGGGTATCTTGGTGAAGGGAGCCAACTATCTGGATATCCTGTCGAAAGTAGATACTGTGGTGTTCGACAAGACTGGCACGCTGACGCATGGACGCTTTGCCGTTCAGGCCGTACATCCAGAGATTTGCAGCGAATATCAGCTGTTGCATCTGGCAGCCCATGTAGAGCATTCTACCAGTCATCCCATTGGTGCTGCCTTGCGTGATGCCTTCCCAGAAGAGGGCACAGACGGCTGCAAGGTAACGGATATTGAAGAGATAGCTGGCAAGGGCATCCGTGCTAAGGTGGGCGATAAGTTGGTATGCGTAGGTAATACGAAGATGATGGACCTCATAGGCGTAGAGTGGCACCAGTGCGAGCATGGCGACGAGGGTACCATTATTCACGTGGCTATTGATAATGTCTATGCCGGCCATATCGTCATCAACGACCAGGTGAAGGCCGATAGTGCTGAAGCTATTGCCCAACTGAAAAAGCTGGGTGTTAAGAAGACCGTCATGCTGACTGGCGATCGTGAAGAGGTGGCTAGTCGTGTTGCTCAGCAGCTGGGTATTGATGAATACCACGCAGAGTTGCTGCCTACTGACAAGGTCACCCAGCTATCAGCCATCAGCCATCAGTCGTCAAAACTCGCCTTCGTAGGCGATGGCATCAACGATGCCCCTGTGCTGGCACGTGCCGATGTGGGTATCGCGATGGGAGGTCTTGGAAGCGATGCGGCTATTGAAGCTGCCGACGTGGTGTTGATGGACGACCAGCCTTCAAAGATAGCCACAGCCGTACGTATAGCCCGTCGTACCATAGGCATAGCTCGTCAGAACATCTGGTTTGCTATTGGCGTAAAGGTAGCCGTACTGATTCTTGCCACCTTCGGCATTGCCACGATGTGGCTTGCTGTCTTTGCCGATGTAGGTGTCACCGTATTGGCTGTGCTCAACGCCATGCGAGCACTGAAAGCGTAA
- a CDS encoding helix-turn-helix domain-containing protein — MEQKGQIRVLGYKYVIGIVAVVALSVLAACSGEKDDKVQDVVPDKRVYTHADSIALAARFSGDFEYFLAVTDSLAEAGELSPIRADGYRGVAYFQMGQMDKCIETFRRVTEIENPPAEDFWEYIHAGTNLVIMLTSDRDYDNAMRTALRLIDKLKDVDSPRSAGELQTLYLCLGDTQMMLERHQDAAKSYNEAYKWVLQTPNDSTCRPLAASIETLENIAVTHLNHRMDEAGVWVDRMDSLVTLYEQQPKVIEKEVKALRALVSLHRAQVCQLRGQETEAARYYADYAQSDYGQKLEGRIDGCEYLMLAHRYAEAADIYTDLDQFIKEWGYDYDLETIGHNLLPKFRANYFSGRQDSALQVALQIAELYDSALVRQKRSESAELATIYDTQGKERQIMEQRAQNRFVTAVSTAITALSVLILAFALYAFLQWRVTRRRNRIMARQITEAVEYKEKYKEYKEKYKELKQQTEQTPLQSEESSPSQSLPEGEGSVNSQDETANDKQVEEVSTPLPHEEAQGGGAISISDMTELTDEQFFLLLRDLIENEQLFLMPDFGRQTLIERTGLSKERIGAAFSQGGDNISLPVYVRELRLDFAVRMMNAQPDIAVELVSQASGFTNADTFTRNFRAKYGMTPTTYKQTLNH; from the coding sequence ATGGAACAAAAAGGGCAAATCCGTGTTTTGGGATACAAATATGTAATAGGTATAGTTGCCGTTGTGGCATTGTCAGTGCTTGCGGCTTGTAGTGGTGAAAAGGACGATAAGGTTCAGGACGTTGTTCCTGATAAGAGGGTGTATACCCATGCCGATAGTATAGCCCTTGCCGCCAGGTTCTCTGGCGATTTCGAATACTTCCTTGCCGTTACTGATAGTCTGGCCGAGGCGGGTGAACTCTCGCCGATACGTGCCGACGGTTATCGTGGTGTGGCCTATTTTCAGATGGGGCAGATGGATAAATGCATTGAAACCTTCCGTCGTGTCACTGAAATAGAGAATCCCCCTGCCGAGGATTTCTGGGAGTATATCCACGCAGGTACCAACCTCGTTATCATGTTGACCAGTGATCGCGACTATGATAACGCCATGCGTACTGCCCTTCGACTGATTGATAAGCTGAAGGATGTGGATAGTCCGCGGAGTGCTGGCGAACTGCAGACGCTTTATCTCTGTCTGGGCGACACGCAGATGATGTTGGAACGCCATCAAGATGCCGCCAAGAGCTATAACGAGGCCTATAAGTGGGTATTGCAAACGCCCAACGACTCTACCTGCCGTCCCTTGGCAGCCAGCATTGAGACCTTAGAGAATATCGCCGTCACCCACCTCAATCATCGTATGGATGAGGCTGGCGTGTGGGTAGATCGTATGGACTCGCTGGTAACGCTCTATGAGCAGCAGCCTAAGGTGATAGAAAAGGAAGTAAAGGCGCTGCGTGCCTTGGTTTCCCTTCATCGTGCACAGGTGTGCCAGTTGCGTGGTCAGGAGACCGAGGCTGCCCGTTATTATGCCGACTATGCCCAGAGCGACTACGGACAGAAGCTCGAAGGACGTATCGATGGCTGTGAATATCTGATGTTAGCTCATCGTTATGCTGAGGCTGCTGATATCTATACGGATTTGGACCAGTTTATCAAGGAGTGGGGCTATGATTATGATTTGGAGACAATAGGTCATAATCTCTTGCCTAAGTTCCGTGCAAACTATTTCTCAGGTCGTCAGGACTCTGCCTTGCAGGTGGCCCTGCAGATAGCCGAGCTTTACGACTCGGCCCTCGTACGCCAGAAACGTAGCGAGTCAGCAGAGTTGGCCACTATCTACGATACGCAGGGTAAGGAGCGGCAGATTATGGAGCAGCGTGCACAGAACCGTTTCGTAACAGCTGTTAGCACAGCCATTACCGCCCTGTCAGTATTGATTCTGGCATTCGCCCTCTATGCCTTCCTTCAGTGGCGTGTCACGCGTCGTCGCAATCGTATTATGGCTCGCCAGATTACTGAGGCAGTAGAATATAAGGAGAAGTACAAGGAGTATAAGGAGAAGTACAAGGAGTTGAAACAACAGACTGAGCAGACGCCTCTCCAATCTGAGGAAAGTTCGCCTTCCCAGAGTCTTCCAGAGGGCGAGGGGAGTGTAAACTCTCAAGATGAAACAGCTAATGACAAACAAGTGGAGGAAGTATCTACTCCCCTCCCTCACGAGGAGGCACAAGGGGGTGGTGCGATAAGCATCTCTGATATGACTGAGCTTACTGACGAGCAGTTCTTCCTCCTGCTTCGTGACCTGATAGAGAACGAACAGTTGTTCCTGATGCCCGACTTTGGTCGTCAGACGCTGATTGAGCGTACGGGTCTTTCCAAGGAGCGCATAGGTGCCGCCTTCTCGCAGGGTGGCGATAATATCTCCTTGCCGGTATATGTACGTGAGTTGCGCCTCGACTTTGCTGTCAGGATGATGAATGCGCAGCCCGATATTGCTGTAGAACTGGTTAGTCAGGCCAGCGGTTTTACCAATGCCGACACCTTCACTCGTAATTTCCGCGCTAAATACGGCATGACGCCTACGACCTATAAGCAAACGCTAAATCACTAG
- a CDS encoding DUF3108 domain-containing protein gives MKKLLFIIFMLLPLSMNAQSQCGIENKAFNSGEFLAYDLYFNWKFVWLKVGTASMSTVKSTFKGQPAYRTSLTTRGNSKLDGVFVMRDTLLSYCNANDLTPLYFRKGALEGKRYYVDELWYTYPRNNCHLRMHRIDADGEEHWKDKEYAECIYDMMSIFLRARNFDASKMKKGDIIPLPISDARHLTNSWMTYRGKENYKIEGTNEKFRCLVFSFYEREDGKNHELIRFFVTDDQNHIPVRLDMFLSFGSAKAYLKAYQGVRGPMTSKIN, from the coding sequence ATGAAGAAATTATTGTTTATCATTTTTATGCTTCTCCCGTTAAGCATGAACGCACAGTCACAGTGCGGTATTGAGAATAAAGCATTCAATAGTGGAGAATTCCTGGCTTACGACCTCTATTTCAACTGGAAGTTCGTTTGGCTGAAGGTTGGCACCGCATCGATGTCAACAGTTAAGTCCACCTTCAAGGGACAGCCAGCTTATCGTACCAGCCTCACAACGCGTGGTAATAGCAAACTGGATGGTGTCTTTGTGATGCGCGACACCCTGCTGTCATATTGCAACGCCAACGACCTCACACCTCTTTATTTCCGCAAGGGCGCATTAGAGGGCAAGCGCTATTATGTCGATGAGCTGTGGTACACCTATCCTCGTAATAACTGTCATCTGCGTATGCACCGCATAGATGCCGACGGTGAGGAGCATTGGAAGGATAAGGAGTATGCAGAGTGCATCTATGATATGATGAGCATCTTCCTGCGTGCCCGTAACTTCGATGCATCAAAGATGAAGAAGGGCGACATCATTCCTCTGCCTATTAGTGATGCCCGTCACCTCACAAATTCATGGATGACCTATCGTGGCAAGGAGAACTACAAGATTGAAGGCACAAACGAGAAGTTCCGCTGCTTGGTATTCTCTTTCTATGAGCGTGAAGACGGCAAGAATCACGAGCTCATCCGTTTCTTCGTCACAGACGACCAGAACCACATTCCCGTCCGTTTGGATATGTTCCTCAGTTTCGGCTCAGCTAAGGCCTATCTGAAGGCTTATCAGGGTGTACGTGGTCCTATGACCTCAAAGATTAATTAA
- a CDS encoding Ig-like domain-containing protein, protein MRKLFYIIVTIGCMLSCARMGSPDGGWYDDTPPSVIGSTPDDKGVNIKSHKVTINFDEYIKLEDAQNKVIVSPPQIEQAEIKASGRRIIVDLKDSLKENTTYTIDFSDAISDNNEGNPMGNYTFSFSTGDHIDTLEVSGYCLNAENLEPIKGILVGLYDSFEDSVFHKQPMMRVSRTNGSGRFTIKGVAPGTYRCFALQDADGDFVFGQKSEMVAFNHDSICPSWKPDIRQDTIWLDSLHIANILQVGYTHFLPDDITLLCFQEPQTDRYLVKTERKNIDRLGLFFSYGNDSLPRLRGLNFDDKDAFILEASPKKDTLTYWLADTTLVNQDTLQLELTYLMTDTLGNLVEYTDSLVEFVAKTPYAKRLKEKQKEFEDWQKEQEKKKKHDEPYDTIMPVSHLSIKWSASGQIAPNQHLYFETPEPLRRCDTTAIHLVSIIDSIETPVAVTLKQVDVRRYEILNEWEQGVAYKLTVDSAAFEGIYGLTTNKIEQKVKVNTEDDYAYLAIEVSGCEPADSVIVQLIDNQDKVQRQALTDATGVAEFLYLKPGKYYLRAYIDKNGNGQWDTGIYDQDLQPEPVYYHHEAIECKAKWEATRQWNLTAYPHYKQKPLEITKQKPDKEKQLRNRNINRAKEKGIEYLQNSRR, encoded by the coding sequence ATGAGAAAACTCTTCTATATCATAGTTACTATAGGATGTATGTTATCCTGTGCCCGCATGGGTAGTCCTGACGGAGGATGGTATGATGACACGCCACCCAGCGTCATTGGTTCTACACCTGACGACAAAGGGGTTAACATAAAATCCCACAAGGTGACCATCAATTTTGATGAATATATCAAATTAGAGGATGCCCAAAACAAAGTCATTGTATCCCCTCCTCAAATAGAACAGGCAGAGATTAAAGCCTCTGGCCGTAGGATTATTGTGGACCTCAAGGACTCTTTGAAGGAGAACACCACCTATACCATAGACTTTAGCGATGCTATTAGTGATAATAATGAGGGCAACCCTATGGGTAACTATACCTTCAGTTTCTCTACTGGCGACCATATCGATACCCTTGAGGTTTCAGGATATTGCCTTAATGCAGAGAACCTCGAACCTATCAAAGGAATACTGGTAGGTCTATACGATTCTTTTGAGGACTCCGTTTTCCATAAGCAGCCCATGATGCGTGTGTCACGTACCAATGGTAGCGGACGATTCACTATTAAAGGTGTCGCACCTGGCACTTATCGTTGCTTTGCCTTACAGGATGCCGATGGTGACTTTGTCTTTGGCCAGAAGAGCGAAATGGTAGCTTTCAACCATGATAGCATCTGCCCCTCATGGAAACCAGATATCCGCCAAGACACCATTTGGCTCGACTCGCTTCATATTGCCAATATCCTGCAGGTGGGCTACACCCATTTCCTGCCAGATGATATTACATTGCTTTGTTTCCAAGAGCCGCAGACCGACCGTTATCTGGTGAAAACTGAGCGAAAGAACATTGACCGTTTAGGTCTTTTCTTCAGTTATGGTAACGATAGTCTGCCCCGCTTACGTGGTTTAAACTTCGATGATAAGGATGCCTTTATCTTGGAAGCCTCACCTAAAAAGGATACATTGACCTATTGGCTGGCTGACACCACTTTGGTTAATCAAGACACATTGCAGTTAGAACTCACCTATCTGATGACCGACACACTAGGTAATTTAGTAGAATATACAGATTCGTTAGTAGAGTTTGTTGCTAAAACGCCTTATGCCAAGCGTCTGAAAGAAAAACAGAAAGAGTTTGAGGACTGGCAAAAGGAGCAAGAGAAAAAGAAAAAGCATGATGAACCATACGATACCATCATGCCTGTCAGCCACCTGAGCATAAAATGGAGTGCATCTGGTCAGATAGCTCCTAATCAGCACCTCTATTTTGAGACACCAGAGCCACTCCGGCGTTGCGACACAACAGCAATCCATCTAGTCTCTATTATCGACTCTATAGAGACACCTGTAGCTGTTACTTTAAAACAAGTGGACGTCAGGCGCTATGAGATACTTAACGAATGGGAACAAGGCGTGGCTTATAAACTGACTGTTGACTCTGCTGCGTTTGAAGGTATCTATGGCCTTACCACTAATAAAATAGAACAGAAGGTTAAAGTCAATACTGAAGATGATTATGCCTATCTGGCCATAGAAGTCAGTGGCTGCGAGCCCGCAGACTCTGTCATTGTTCAGCTCATTGACAATCAAGATAAGGTACAGCGCCAAGCTTTGACTGACGCAACAGGTGTAGCTGAATTCCTGTATCTAAAGCCAGGAAAATATTACCTGCGCGCTTATATTGACAAGAACGGCAATGGACAGTGGGATACAGGTATCTACGATCAGGATTTGCAGCCCGAACCCGTCTATTACCACCATGAGGCAATAGAATGCAAAGCAAAATGGGAGGCCACGCGTCAGTGGAACCTCACCGCTTATCCTCACTACAAGCAGAAGCCACTGGAAATTACCAAACAGAAGCCTGATAAGGAAAAACAGTTACGTAATCGTAACATCAATCGAGCAAAGGAAAAAGGCATCGAATACCTACAGAATAGCCGACGATAA